The proteins below are encoded in one region of Mycobacterium pseudokansasii:
- a CDS encoding DUF2530 domain-containing protein, translated as MSDEPDHNPEPPPLPAALLEVWPVIMVGALGWVAAAVAAFAVPSLQTWRPVTVAGLAVGLLGTGIFVWQLAAARRGARGAQAGLETYLDHQQDQK; from the coding sequence ATGAGTGACGAACCTGACCACAATCCCGAGCCACCACCATTACCGGCAGCCCTACTGGAAGTGTGGCCGGTCATCATGGTCGGCGCACTCGGCTGGGTGGCCGCCGCGGTGGCCGCATTCGCCGTGCCCAGTCTTCAGACATGGCGACCGGTGACAGTGGCCGGGCTGGCGGTGGGTTTGCTCGGCACGGGAATATTCGTCTGGCAGCTTGCCGCCGCCCGCCGCGGCGCACGGGGCGCTCAAGCCGGACTCGAGACGTATCTGGACCACCAACAAGACCAAAAATAG
- a CDS encoding TetR/AcrR family transcriptional regulator, with protein MDARQLEVRTRLLQAARQLIREHGHEAVGMELIATTAGVSRATTYRYFASKEHVVCEAALAWGHDVAARLPQAIEAAGETAGAIDVAIEQVVHEAASDLSMVRATMASVLAQGPVADEFRRGVREMFRALLAGGVDDIPATLDPSMTLLGRVFFADLALLGVGDISVEQCIEELRTAAQRLLTGTNHHN; from the coding sequence ATGGACGCGCGTCAGCTGGAAGTGCGCACCCGGCTGCTTCAGGCAGCGCGACAGCTGATCCGCGAGCACGGTCATGAGGCCGTGGGCATGGAGTTGATCGCCACGACCGCAGGGGTATCGAGGGCGACGACGTACCGCTACTTCGCGTCCAAGGAACATGTCGTCTGCGAGGCCGCGTTGGCCTGGGGTCATGATGTTGCGGCGCGCTTACCGCAGGCCATCGAGGCGGCCGGGGAGACGGCCGGCGCCATCGACGTCGCGATCGAGCAGGTGGTGCACGAAGCAGCGTCGGATTTGTCGATGGTTCGGGCCACCATGGCCTCGGTGCTGGCGCAGGGCCCGGTAGCCGACGAGTTCCGCCGGGGCGTGCGTGAGATGTTCCGCGCGTTGCTGGCCGGTGGCGTCGACGACATCCCGGCGACCCTTGACCCGTCGATGACGTTGCTTGGGCGGGTCTTTTTCGCCGATCTGGCATTGCTGGGTGTCGGCGATATCAGCGTCGAGCAGTGCATCGAGGAGCTGCGGACGGCGGCGCAGCGCTTACTTACCGGCACTAATCACCACAACTAG
- the sepH gene encoding septation protein SepH: MRELKLVGLDADGKYLICEGAKPAETFKLPADDRLRAVLSGNTAHPVQPHLDMEIANMLSPKEIQARIRAGASVEQVAAASGSDLARIQRFAHPVLLERLRAAELATAAHPMLSDGPAVLTLLETITAALLTRGLNPEKLSWDAWRNEDGRWTVQLAWQAGRSDNLAHFRFTPGAHGGTVTAIDDAASELIDPDFKPRQLAPVTHLAFDEPAKPAPAPAAEPPASHRRGKPAIPAWEDVLLGVRSGGQR; this comes from the coding sequence ATGCGGGAACTCAAACTGGTTGGGCTGGATGCCGACGGCAAATACCTCATCTGCGAGGGCGCCAAACCGGCCGAAACATTCAAGCTGCCGGCCGACGACCGATTGCGGGCGGTCCTGAGCGGCAATACGGCGCACCCGGTTCAACCGCACCTGGACATGGAAATAGCGAATATGTTGAGTCCCAAGGAAATTCAGGCCCGGATCCGCGCCGGAGCATCGGTGGAGCAGGTGGCCGCGGCGTCGGGCTCCGATCTGGCGCGCATCCAGCGATTCGCCCACCCGGTGTTGCTGGAACGGTTGCGCGCCGCCGAGCTGGCGACGGCCGCGCACCCCATGCTGTCGGACGGCCCAGCGGTGCTGACACTGCTCGAAACCATCACCGCCGCGCTGCTGACGCGTGGCCTCAACCCGGAGAAACTCAGCTGGGACGCCTGGCGCAACGAAGACGGCCGCTGGACGGTGCAGCTTGCCTGGCAGGCCGGCCGTTCCGATAACCTTGCGCACTTCCGCTTCACACCGGGCGCTCATGGCGGCACCGTCACCGCGATCGACGACGCGGCCAGTGAGCTGATCGACCCGGACTTCAAACCTCGGCAGCTGGCTCCGGTGACCCACCTCGCCTTCGACGAACCGGCGAAGCCGGCACCCGCCCCGGCGGCGGAACCACCAGCCAGCCATCGCCGGGGCAAGCCGGCCATCCCGGCCTGGGAGGACGTCCTGCTCGGGGTGCGCTCCGGCGGGCAGCGCTGA
- a CDS encoding DUF3027 domain-containing protein, producing MTGPLEKSVESAVATVTEWPQDLASLLTGAVDQARAAVVEFSGPDAVGDYLGVSYDDPNAATHRFLAHLPGYQGWQWAVVVAAYAGADHATISEVVLIPGPTALLAPPWVPWERRVQPGDLSPGDLLAPAKDDPRLVPGQSASGDPHVDETAAEIGFGRRWVMSVWGRAGAAERWHSGDYGPDSAMARSTKRVCRDCGFFLPLAGALGAMFGVCGNEMSADGHVVDKHYGCGAHSDTPAPAGGGSPMYDPYDDGVLDIWEKPPQSSD from the coding sequence GTGACCGGACCCTTGGAGAAGTCGGTGGAATCCGCCGTGGCGACCGTGACCGAATGGCCGCAGGACTTGGCGTCGCTGCTCACCGGCGCTGTGGACCAGGCCAGGGCGGCGGTCGTCGAGTTCAGTGGCCCGGATGCGGTCGGAGATTACCTCGGTGTCAGCTACGACGATCCCAATGCGGCGACACACCGGTTCCTGGCGCATTTGCCCGGCTACCAGGGATGGCAATGGGCCGTCGTGGTGGCTGCCTACGCCGGTGCCGACCATGCCACCATCAGCGAGGTCGTGCTGATCCCCGGTCCGACGGCCTTGCTGGCGCCGCCCTGGGTGCCCTGGGAGCGGCGGGTACAGCCGGGAGATTTGAGCCCGGGAGACCTGCTGGCGCCGGCCAAGGATGACCCGCGGCTGGTACCGGGCCAAAGCGCCAGCGGCGATCCGCATGTCGACGAGACCGCTGCCGAGATCGGATTCGGCCGACGCTGGGTGATGAGCGTGTGGGGCCGTGCCGGCGCGGCCGAGCGCTGGCACAGCGGCGACTATGGCCCCGACTCGGCGATGGCACGGTCGACCAAACGAGTATGCCGCGACTGCGGGTTCTTCCTGCCGCTCGCCGGAGCGCTGGGCGCAATGTTCGGGGTGTGTGGCAATGAAATGTCCGCCGACGGCCATGTCGTCGACAAGCATTACGGCTGCGGCGCTCATTCCGACACCCCGGCCCCGGCGGGTGGCGGCTCCCCGATGTATGACCCGTACGACGATGGGGTGCTCGACATCTGGGAGAAGCCGCCGCAATCGTCCGATTAG
- a CDS encoding DUF2537 domain-containing protein, translating into MSREFEARDESAPWATGLVVAGFVAAVTGVGMVVLSLGLIRVHPLLAVGLNVVAVGGLAPTVWGWRRTPVLRWFVLGAGVGVAVAWLTLLAMTGLGRA; encoded by the coding sequence GTGAGCCGGGAGTTCGAAGCGCGCGACGAATCTGCGCCGTGGGCAACGGGTTTGGTGGTAGCCGGTTTCGTCGCTGCAGTGACCGGGGTCGGGATGGTGGTGCTCAGCCTGGGGCTGATCCGGGTGCACCCGTTGCTGGCGGTCGGGCTCAATGTCGTGGCGGTCGGCGGGCTGGCACCGACCGTCTGGGGCTGGCGGCGCACCCCGGTATTGCGCTGGTTTGTCCTGGGTGCGGGAGTAGGGGTCGCGGTGGCGTGGTTGACGCTGCTCGCGATGACCGGATTGGGGCGTGCTTAG
- the serC gene encoding phosphoserine transaminase: protein MADQLTTALEIPADLKPRDGRFGSGPSKVRPEQLQALTTTAAALFGTSHRQSPVKNLVGRVRAGLAELFSLPDGYQVILGNGGATAFWDAAAFGLIDKRSLHLAYGEFSSKFASAVAKNPFVGDPIIIKADPGDAPQPQADPSVDVIAWAHNETSTGVAVPVRRPADSGDALIVIDATSGAGGLPVDITEADAYYFAPQKNFASDGGLWLALMSPAALARVEAIAASGRWVPDFLSLPIAIENSLKNQTYNTPAIGTLALLAEQLDWLLGNGGLEWAVKRTADSSQRLYSWAQERPYTTPFVTDPELRSQVVGTIDFVDEVDAAAVAKTLRANGIVDTEPYRKLGRNQLRVAMFPAVEPDDVSALIQCIDWVVERL from the coding sequence ATGGCCGACCAGCTCACGACTGCCCTCGAGATTCCCGCTGACCTCAAACCCCGCGACGGGCGCTTCGGGTCGGGCCCGTCCAAGGTGCGGCCCGAGCAATTGCAGGCGCTGACCACCACCGCGGCGGCATTGTTCGGAACCTCGCACCGGCAGTCGCCGGTCAAGAATCTGGTGGGGCGGGTGCGCGCCGGCCTGGCCGAGCTGTTCTCGCTGCCCGATGGTTACCAGGTGATTTTGGGCAACGGCGGGGCGACTGCGTTTTGGGACGCCGCCGCATTCGGGCTGATCGACAAGCGCTCATTGCACCTGGCCTACGGCGAGTTCAGCTCGAAGTTCGCCTCAGCCGTCGCCAAGAACCCGTTCGTGGGCGACCCGATCATCATCAAGGCGGACCCGGGCGACGCGCCGCAGCCGCAGGCCGATCCGTCGGTGGACGTGATCGCCTGGGCTCACAACGAGACGTCGACCGGGGTGGCGGTGCCGGTGCGACGTCCCGCCGACTCGGGCGACGCGCTGATCGTCATCGACGCCACCTCTGGTGCCGGCGGTCTGCCGGTCGACATCACCGAGGCTGACGCGTATTACTTCGCGCCCCAAAAGAATTTCGCGAGCGACGGTGGCCTGTGGCTGGCGCTGATGAGCCCGGCCGCGCTGGCCCGCGTCGAGGCCATCGCAGCCTCGGGGCGCTGGGTTCCCGACTTCTTGTCGCTACCGATAGCGATCGAGAACAGTCTGAAGAACCAGACGTACAACACGCCGGCGATCGGCACGCTGGCGCTATTGGCCGAACAGCTCGACTGGCTGCTTGGCAACGGCGGCCTGGAGTGGGCGGTCAAGCGGACGGCGGACTCCTCGCAGCGGTTGTACTCGTGGGCGCAGGAGCGGCCGTACACCACACCGTTCGTCACCGATCCGGAGCTGCGCTCCCAGGTGGTGGGCACGATTGACTTCGTCGACGAGGTCGACGCCGCGGCCGTGGCCAAGACCTTGCGGGCAAACGGCATCGTCGACACCGAGCCGTACCGCAAACTGGGCCGCAACCAGTTGCGGGTGGCGATGTTCCCCGCCGTCGAACCCGATGACGTCAGCGCCCTCATCCAATGCATCGACTGGGTGGTCGAGCGGCTTTAA
- a CDS encoding TrmH family RNA methyltransferase has product MTVPDIDVQDISDPDDPRLDDFRDLNSVDRRPDLPSGKGLVIAEGVLVVQRMLASRFTPRAMLGTDRRLAELRDDLAGSPSPYYRASAEVMAQAVGFHLNRGVLASASRLPEPSVSEVVDGARTVVVLEGVNDHENLGSIFRNAAGLGVDAVVFGSGCADPLYRRAVRVSMGHALLVPYARAADWPADLLMLQQRGFRLLAMTPRGDARRLGEAMDAVRDQPIALLVGAEGPGLTAAALRISDLRVRIPMSRGTDSLNVATAAALAFYERARLGP; this is encoded by the coding sequence GTGACTGTTCCCGACATCGACGTTCAAGACATCAGCGATCCCGACGATCCGCGCCTCGACGATTTCCGCGACCTGAACAGCGTCGACCGCAGGCCCGACCTGCCGTCCGGAAAGGGCCTGGTGATCGCCGAGGGCGTGCTGGTCGTGCAGCGCATGCTGGCTTCGCGTTTTACCCCGCGGGCAATGCTTGGCACCGACCGCAGGCTGGCCGAGCTCAGGGATGACTTGGCCGGCAGCCCGTCCCCTTACTATCGGGCCTCCGCGGAAGTCATGGCACAGGCTGTCGGGTTTCACCTCAACCGGGGGGTGCTGGCTTCGGCAAGCCGGTTACCGGAGCCCAGCGTTAGCGAGGTGGTCGACGGTGCTCGCACCGTCGTCGTGCTCGAGGGGGTCAACGATCACGAAAACCTGGGGTCGATCTTTCGCAACGCCGCGGGGCTGGGGGTGGACGCGGTGGTGTTCGGCAGCGGTTGCGCTGACCCGTTGTACCGTCGCGCGGTCCGGGTTTCGATGGGGCACGCTTTGCTGGTGCCCTACGCTCGAGCAGCCGACTGGCCCGCCGACTTGCTGATGTTGCAACAACGGGGCTTTCGGCTGTTGGCGATGACTCCGCGCGGCGACGCGCGCCGGCTGGGCGAGGCGATGGATGCGGTGCGTGACCAACCGATTGCATTGCTGGTGGGTGCAGAGGGGCCTGGACTGACAGCTGCCGCCTTGCGGATCAGCGATCTGCGGGTGCGGATCCCGATGTCGCGGGGCACCGACTCACTGAACGTGGCGACGGCGGCCGCATTGGCTTTCTACGAGCGGGCTAGGCTTGGCCCGTGA
- a CDS encoding SRPBCC family protein, which produces MVAPLLQAQVDIDAPPSKVWALISDLRRMPQWSPQCRWTHQFGPLRQGTRTLNLNRRNRLFWPTTCTVVEVIPEKKLAFRVDTNRSIWSYELEPNGEGTRVTESRHAENGVSAFSNLSVNALLGGTANFERELVDGMNTSLAKIKAAAENG; this is translated from the coding sequence ATGGTAGCTCCGCTGCTACAGGCGCAGGTTGATATCGATGCGCCACCCTCGAAAGTCTGGGCGTTGATATCCGATTTGCGGCGAATGCCGCAATGGAGCCCGCAGTGTCGCTGGACGCACCAATTCGGTCCGCTGCGCCAAGGCACCCGTACCCTTAACCTCAACCGCCGCAATCGATTGTTCTGGCCGACGACATGCACCGTCGTCGAAGTCATCCCGGAGAAGAAGCTGGCGTTCCGGGTCGACACCAACCGCAGCATCTGGAGCTACGAGCTGGAGCCGAATGGCGAAGGAACCCGGGTCACCGAGAGCCGCCATGCCGAAAACGGGGTCAGCGCGTTTTCCAACTTGTCGGTCAACGCCCTCTTGGGAGGCACCGCCAACTTCGAACGCGAATTGGTCGACGGCATGAACACCTCGCTGGCAAAGATCAAGGCGGCCGCCGAAAACGGCTAA
- a CDS encoding FAD-dependent oxidoreductase gives MPHVITQSCCNDASCVFACPVNCIHPSPDEPGFATSEMLYIDPVACVDCGACVSACPVGAISPDSRLESRQLPFIEINASYYPKRPADAKLPPTSKLAPVIPAAEVRTRRRPLTVAIVGSGPAAMYAADELLVQPGVRVNVFEKLPTPYGLVRAGVAPDHPNTKRVTTLFDRVARHDRFRFYLNVEVGKHLTHAELLAHHHAVVYAVGASDDRRLEIDGMGLPGTGTATELVAWINGHPEFVDLPVDLGHARVVIIGNGNVALDVARVLTTNPGDLARTDIADHALRGFRGSAVREVVIAARRGPAHSAFTLPELIGLTAASNVMLDRDDHQRVLEDLDTASAPLTKAKLEILSALGDGSPKASHPRIRLAYQLTPRRVLGTQRATGVEFSVTGTDEVRRLEAGLVLTSIGYRGTRIHDLPFDEAAAVVPNDGGRVVDPGTGQPVPGTYVAGWIKRGPTGFIGTNKSCSWQTVQALVADFNAGHLTDPAGKPAALDQLVSTRQPDVIDAAGWRAIDAAEVARGGVDGRPRNKFTDVADMVAAATGASQTPPLRRRLLTRLRELA, from the coding sequence ATGCCGCACGTTATTACCCAATCGTGCTGCAATGACGCATCCTGCGTCTTTGCCTGCCCGGTCAATTGCATCCATCCCTCGCCGGACGAGCCGGGATTTGCGACGTCGGAGATGCTGTATATCGATCCGGTGGCGTGCGTCGACTGTGGCGCCTGTGTGAGTGCCTGCCCGGTGGGGGCCATCTCGCCGGACAGCAGGCTGGAATCGCGGCAACTGCCGTTCATAGAGATCAACGCCTCCTATTACCCGAAGCGGCCGGCCGACGCGAAACTGCCGCCGACGTCGAAACTGGCCCCGGTGATCCCGGCCGCCGAGGTGCGTACGCGCCGCCGTCCGCTGACCGTTGCCATTGTCGGATCCGGGCCCGCGGCGATGTATGCCGCCGACGAGCTCCTGGTCCAACCGGGCGTGCGCGTCAACGTCTTCGAAAAGCTGCCCACGCCCTACGGGCTGGTGCGCGCCGGGGTGGCGCCGGATCACCCGAACACCAAGCGGGTCACCACACTGTTCGACCGGGTCGCGCGCCATGACCGGTTCCGGTTCTACCTCAACGTCGAGGTCGGCAAGCACCTGACGCACGCCGAGCTGTTGGCCCACCACCACGCCGTGGTGTACGCAGTCGGTGCTTCCGACGACCGTCGCCTCGAGATCGACGGGATGGGGTTACCCGGCACCGGTACCGCGACGGAGTTGGTCGCGTGGATCAACGGGCATCCCGAGTTCGTCGATCTCCCAGTCGATCTCGGCCACGCCCGCGTCGTGATCATCGGCAACGGCAATGTCGCTCTCGACGTGGCGCGGGTGCTCACCACCAACCCCGGTGACCTGGCCCGAACCGACATCGCCGATCATGCGCTGCGGGGGTTTCGCGGCTCGGCGGTCCGTGAGGTGGTGATCGCTGCCCGCCGCGGACCCGCTCACTCGGCGTTCACCCTGCCCGAGTTGATCGGGCTCACCGCCGCATCGAACGTGATGCTCGACCGCGACGACCACCAGCGGGTCCTCGAGGACCTGGACACCGCCTCGGCGCCGCTGACGAAAGCCAAGCTGGAGATCCTGAGCGCCTTGGGCGACGGGTCGCCCAAGGCGTCGCACCCCCGAATCCGGCTGGCCTATCAGCTCACGCCCCGGCGCGTGCTGGGAACCCAACGGGCCACCGGCGTCGAGTTCTCCGTCACCGGCACCGATGAGGTGCGCCGCCTTGAAGCGGGCCTGGTGTTGACGTCAATCGGCTACCGCGGCACGCGAATTCATGACCTGCCGTTCGACGAAGCAGCGGCCGTCGTGCCCAACGACGGTGGTCGGGTCGTCGATCCCGGCACCGGGCAGCCGGTGCCCGGTACCTATGTCGCGGGCTGGATCAAGCGCGGGCCGACCGGGTTCATCGGTACCAACAAATCCTGCTCCTGGCAAACCGTTCAGGCGCTGGTCGCCGACTTCAATGCGGGCCATCTCACCGATCCGGCGGGCAAGCCGGCGGCGCTGGACCAGCTGGTGAGCACGCGTCAGCCCGACGTCATCGACGCCGCGGGCTGGCGTGCGATCGATGCCGCCGAGGTCGCCCGCGGCGGCGTCGACGGTAGGCCGCGCAACAAATTCACCGACGTCGCCGACATGGTTGCGGCGGCGACCGGCGCATCGCAGACGCCGCCACTGCGACGGCGCCTGCTGACGCGGCTGCGTGAGCTGGCCTGA
- a CDS encoding MarR family transcriptional regulator, whose translation MPDSDAQLASDLSLAVMRLARQLRFRNASSPVSLSQLSALTTLANEGAMTPGALAIRERVRPPSMTRVIASLADVGLVDRAPHPVDGRQVLVSVSQAGAELVRAARRARQEWLAGRLATLDSGKRDTLRHAADIMMALVDESP comes from the coding sequence GTGCCTGACAGCGATGCGCAGCTGGCGAGCGACTTGTCGCTGGCGGTCATGCGTCTGGCGCGCCAACTTCGATTCCGGAACGCGTCATCTCCGGTGTCTTTGTCGCAGCTGTCGGCACTGACAACCCTGGCCAACGAGGGCGCGATGACTCCCGGCGCGCTGGCGATCCGGGAGCGGGTCCGCCCACCGTCGATGACCCGGGTGATCGCCTCCCTGGCCGACGTGGGTCTGGTGGACCGCGCCCCGCATCCCGTGGACGGCCGTCAGGTGCTGGTGTCGGTATCCCAAGCCGGCGCGGAGTTGGTCAGGGCTGCACGGCGAGCCCGTCAGGAGTGGCTGGCCGGACGGCTCGCGACGCTCGACAGCGGCAAACGCGACACCCTGCGCCACGCAGCCGACATCATGATGGCCCTGGTCGACGAAAGCCCGTGA
- a CDS encoding VOC family protein, whose protein sequence is MTITVEPALSPHLVVDDAAAAIDFYVKAFDAVELGRIPGPDGKLIHAAVRINGFMVMLNDDFPETCGGKSTTPTSLGGTPVTIHLTVTDVDTKFQRAVDAGATVVLPLADQFWGDRYGVVADPFGHHWSLGQPVRELSVAEIQEAMSAQATG, encoded by the coding sequence GTGACAATCACCGTGGAACCAGCACTGTCCCCCCACCTCGTCGTCGACGACGCCGCGGCGGCGATCGACTTCTACGTCAAGGCCTTCGACGCCGTCGAGCTCGGCCGCATACCAGGGCCCGATGGCAAGCTCATCCACGCCGCGGTGCGCATCAACGGCTTCATGGTGATGCTCAACGACGACTTCCCGGAAACCTGCGGCGGCAAGTCGACGACACCGACGTCACTCGGCGGAACCCCGGTCACCATCCACCTGACCGTGACCGACGTCGACACCAAGTTCCAGCGGGCAGTGGACGCCGGTGCCACCGTCGTGCTCCCGTTGGCAGACCAGTTCTGGGGCGACCGATACGGAGTAGTCGCCGATCCGTTCGGCCACCACTGGTCACTCGGGCAACCCGTACGGGAACTCAGCGTGGCCGAGATTCAAGAGGCCATGTCCGCGCAGGCAACCGGCTAG
- a CDS encoding AurF N-oxygenase family protein: MDKTLMVRRWRRNMEVRDDTEYVEMLATLSEGSVRRNFNPYTDIDWESPEFAVTDNDPRWILPATDPLGRHPWYLAQPDERKIKIGMWRQANVAKVGLHFESILIRGLMNYTFWMPNGSPEYRYCLHESVEECNHTMMFQEMINRVGADVPGMPRRLRWVSPFIPLVAGPLPVAFFIGVLAGEEPIDHTQKNVLREGKTLHPIMERVMSIHVAEEARHISFAHEFLRKRLPQLTKRQRFWTSLYFPLTMRMLCNAIVVPPKAFWEEFDIPREVRKELFFRSPQSRKWLRDMFADVRMLAYDTGLMESHLARLMWRLCKIDGDPSRYRSEPQRQHLATVPAA, encoded by the coding sequence GTGGACAAGACGCTCATGGTTCGGCGTTGGCGCCGCAACATGGAGGTTCGGGACGATACCGAGTACGTGGAGATGCTCGCCACACTGTCCGAGGGGTCGGTGCGGCGAAACTTCAACCCGTACACCGACATCGATTGGGAGTCACCGGAGTTCGCTGTCACCGACAACGATCCCCGGTGGATCCTCCCGGCGACGGACCCGTTGGGCCGCCACCCCTGGTATCTGGCGCAGCCCGACGAGCGCAAGATCAAGATCGGGATGTGGCGCCAGGCCAACGTGGCCAAGGTCGGGCTGCACTTCGAGTCCATCCTGATCCGCGGTCTGATGAACTACACGTTCTGGATGCCCAACGGGTCACCGGAATACCGGTATTGCCTGCACGAATCCGTTGAAGAGTGCAACCACACCATGATGTTCCAGGAGATGATCAACCGCGTCGGCGCCGACGTTCCGGGGATGCCGCGGCGGCTGCGCTGGGTCTCGCCGTTCATCCCGCTGGTGGCCGGCCCGCTGCCGGTGGCGTTCTTCATCGGAGTGCTCGCCGGCGAGGAGCCCATCGACCACACCCAGAAGAACGTGTTGCGCGAGGGTAAGACGCTGCATCCGATCATGGAACGGGTGATGTCCATTCACGTGGCCGAGGAAGCTCGGCACATCTCCTTCGCGCATGAATTCCTGCGTAAGCGGTTGCCGCAGTTGACTAAGCGGCAGCGATTCTGGACGTCGTTGTACTTCCCGCTGACCATGCGGATGCTGTGTAACGCAATCGTGGTGCCGCCCAAGGCGTTCTGGGAGGAATTCGACATCCCGCGTGAGGTGCGGAAAGAGTTGTTCTTCCGATCGCCGCAGTCGCGGAAGTGGTTGCGCGACATGTTCGCCGACGTGCGGATGCTCGCTTACGACACCGGCTTGATGGAAAGTCACCTGGCCCGGCTCATGTGGCGGCTGTGCAAGATCGACGGCGACCCGTCGCGGTACCGCAGCGAGCCGCAGCGTCAGCACCTGGCGACCGTGCCGGCCGCGTAA